The following proteins are co-located in the Larimichthys crocea isolate SSNF unplaced genomic scaffold, L_crocea_2.0 scaffold97, whole genome shotgun sequence genome:
- the cdh26.1 gene encoding cadherin-like protein 26, producing MKTFFLLLLVALMALAESHGGRKRRSKREVLLRSKRRWVLSTIELEEEDPGPYPKKISQMFNNMTSEHEHEFRISGMGVDVEPKNIFYIDKHTGDVFAREKIDREVHYRPFHIKFDIYHPHKNKPLDKALAFDVEIKDINDNAPTFMQPKIQVNVGENKHEGYLPVQLQAMDRDQENTPNSKITISLVSQKPEEPKIELEQIDSRMAQLILKGCFDYDKHNKYEIVVQANDHGTPPLSSTAVVTLNILDRNTNLPRFKEKKYHGEVDESATKHDLLRVGVDDKDTPQTDGWRAEYYFISGNEDKNYEIVTDNITNEGILSVIKGKDFERTTLTTLQIGVKNKPALWVCKDKPTDAAGTIEDSVNVTITVIDVNDPPEFKNNPADVYQKEEEAPGKVLFIPVVVDVDSDESAIRYEVLDDPAGWVSIDKKTGQVKSVKKMDRESPFLNGTSIYKVLIGAIDDGEPPTTGTGTVLIHLGDVNDNTPLLVSESVIMCGNNVNKVIVAAKDSDIHPFSGPFSFTLGGDAKTLEDWELSPDFGEEVGVVSRKTLPYGNYSVPLVIQDQQNMVGHDTLEVIVCDCGNNDVCRGTLPISTSFGVPGIGLIIASLLLFLLLLIIFMCQCGKKDFNHIIQEEGNQTLIKYNQEGGGAECKTEPTLFLTPTNTVDVTNGLKQASAQMSQMTSITAQNMEMYNSSQVTQTLETLETLQSNSNMTSMGMHRQRGSLKNYGQTMYSTWADKSNSYQGGSSRYNRSISLLPGQQIIQDHLERRLYMIDGDHVDHPVYRPYNYAYEGQGSRSQSLDQLSLSNQGDDLKFVNDLGPKFKTLGGICQQIIKEKNIQL from the exons ATGAAGacatttttcctgcttttgttg GTTGCATTAATGGCCCTGGCAGAGTCTCACGGTGGGCGCAAAAGGCGTTCCAAACGG GAGGTTTTGCTGCGTTCCAAACGAAGGTGGGTTTTGTCTACAATtgaattagaagaagaagatcctGGACCATACCCTAAAAAGATTTCACAG ATGTTTAATAACATGACATCAGAACACGAGCATGAGTTCCGTATAAGTGGAATGGGTGTGGATGTTGAGCCGAAGAACATATTCTACATCGACAAGCACACAGGAGATGTCTTCGCCCGTGAAAAAATTGACAGAGAGGTGCACTACAGACCCTTCCAT ATCAAGTTTGATATATATCacccacacaaaaacaaaccactggACAAGGCATTAGCTTTTGATGTAGAAATAAAGGACATCAATGACAATGCACCTACATTCATGCAGCCTAAAATACAAGTCAATGTGGGCGAAAATAAACATGAGG GGTACTTGCCAGTGCAGCTGCAGGCCATGGATAGAGATCAGGAGAACACACCTAACTCTAAAATCACCATCAGTCTGGTTTCACAGAAACCCGAAGAACCAAAGATTGAGCTGGAACAGATTGATAGCAGAATGGCCCAACTCATCTTAAAAGGATGTTTTGACTACGAT AAACATAACAAGTATGAAATTGTGGTTCAAGCAAATGATCATGGAACACCCCCCCTATCCTCCACTGCAGTTGTAACTCTCAATATTCTTGACAGAAACACTAATCTACCAAGATTCAAGGAGAAAAAG taCCATGGTGAAGTGGATGAATCAGCTACCAAACACGATCTTTTGAGAGTTGGGGTAGATGACAAAGACACTCCTCAAACTGATGGTTGGCGTGCCGAATACTATTTCATCAGTGGGAATGAGGATAAAAACTACGAAATTGTAACTGACAACATCACTAATGAGGGTATTCTGAGTGTCATCAAG GGAAAGGATTTTGAAAGGACAACTTTAACCACCCTCCAGATCGGAGTAAAGAATAAGCCAGCTTTATGGGTTTGTAAAGATAAACCAACTGATGCCGCAGGAACAATAGAAGATTCAGTCAACGTCACAATCACAGTGATTGATGTCAATGACCCACCTGAGTTTAAGAACAATCCAGCTGATGTATACCAAAAGGAAGAGGAAGCGCCAGGAAAGGTGCTGTTCATTCCggtggttgttgatgttgactCTGACGAATCCGCCATCAG GTATGAGGTGTTAGACGATCCAGCCGGTTGGGTGAGCATTGATAAGAAAACAGGACAAGTAAAATCAGTAAAGAAGATGGACAGAGAGTCACCCTTTCTTAATGGCACAAGCATTTACAAAGTTCTCATTGGTGCCATAGATGATG GTGAGCCTCCAACTACAGGTACAGGCACTGTTCTAATCCATCTGGGGGATGTTAATGACAATACACCTCTGCTGGTCAGCGAAAGTGTCATTATGTGTGGAAACAACGTTAACAAGGTCATAGTCGCTGCCAAGGACTCGGACATCCATCCTTTCAGTGGGCCCTTCTCCTTCACCCTGGGGGGTGATGCCAAGACACTGGAGGACTGGGAATTAAGCCCTGACTTTG GTGAGGAAGTTGGGGTTGTTAGCCGGAAAACACTTCCTTACGGTAACTACTCAGTGCCCCTGGTGATTCAGGACCAACAAAACATGGTTGGACATGACACTTTGGAAGTGATAGTGTGTGACTGTGGAAACAATGATGTTTGCCGTGGCACATTGCCAATTTCAACCAGCTTTGGTGTACCTGGCATTGGACTGATCATTGCAAGTCTCCTCTTATTTTTGC TACTGCTAATCATCTTTATGTGTCAGTGTGGAAAGAAGGATTTTAACCACATCATACAGGAAGAGGGTAACCAGACCCTCATCAAATACAACCAAGAAGGAGGGGGCGCTGAATGCAAG aCTGAGCCTACTCTGTTCCTGACACCTACAAACACTGTGGATGTGACAAATGGCCTAAAACAGGCCAGTGCCCAG ATGTCTCAGATGACTTCAATAACGGCCCAGAACATGGAGATGTACAACAGCTCACAGGTCACCCAG ACCCTAGAGACCCTAGAGACCCTACAGAGTAACTCTAACATGACCTCAATGGGCATGCACCGTCAAAGAGGTAGCCTCAAAAACTATGGGCAGACCATG tacTCTACATGGGCAGACAAGTCGAATTCCTACCAG GGAGGCTCATCAAGGTACAACCGCTCTATCAGCCTGCTACCAGGTCAACAAATCATTCAGGACCACCTTGAGAGG AGACTGTACATGATTGACGGTGACCATGTAGACCACCCAGTGTACCGACCCTACAACTATGCCTACGAGGGACAAGGCAGCAGAAGTCAGTCTCTGGATCAGCTGTCACTGAGTAACCAGGGagatgatttgaagtttgtgaaTGATTTGGGGCCAAAATTCAAGACCTTGGGAGGCATCTGTCAGcagataattaaagaaaaaaacatccaactTTAA
- the cdh26.2 gene encoding cadherin-like protein 26 isoform X1, with product MRINHFSLFVILCLGVHRSAGNWIIDSFSIDEGYDGRFPYSLGVVKVDNKHTEFKILGQGVDVEPKGILQINEKTGEVTVHGPVDYEKYNVLKCTFKAYDVLKNVVDTKLGIEIVIMDANDNAPKFELALYKISIAESTMQGTEVISVLASDSDFTEHNRKINFTIVSVNPPPSKDLEFYLIHKDQTAAISFHGCLDHETADKYTIIVEAKDNGIKKQLSSSTTVIITIEDGNNHVPEIIKLTGTGKVKEGMENVLVSRLHVKDADTKGTMAWKALYRIHGDTHNYFKISTDPETNDGLLYVQKHLDFEDNPLKNVTISVENEISSHSCRLISRSKTGEWEVQMSAGAKVGGFSISGDTITGISSTGTTIYGTSASSTFSGFSGGIVETLGISTYVVTVTVEDVNEAPIFDKSKLQVTLSEFVKVGYYLETVTAKDPDVNSGNTFKYIIGHDPARWIAVDPVTGKITTAKNIDRESTFVVNNIYNATVLAVDNGKPQMTGTATLSIRITDENDNTPFLTKSTIDMCQSDGPSLANITAVDLDEDPYSGPFTFKLLGDVEGKWRLESSQGYSVNLVKESTVHSGISDLLVQVFDLQEENAVHNLTVTVCNCVNPAMPHCTNRQAVSSTPGAGLLGLIFLSILLIAVLLLLAFLVSCKKRTLPFPDEPMGQGLIKCNIEKPGTDCQVIFEDLTDGQKIVTGTEQNKLKGNANTLLITEQQRRDYLQWLKGNSNTLSITEQQRRDYLQWLNLQSTMDLATGTSQDHWRKFLLEQQHYNGFTRRNSTRWTMGGVSTMKGKYQDKYFRQKWAAQYSAENEIAVHREILFKVLNKAQHTLEAPGEELGDYAPHVYAEEGDTETLYELDAISIADTSFDLDLDLNQNYKFNTLASICMPCESAACSANTYYVLETFNTATEIQTESQNTNMNTQLLSTNCIFDQVINPTF from the exons ATGAGGATCAATCATTTCAGTCTCTTTGTGATACTG TGTTTGGGAGTCCATAGGTCAGCTGGAAACTGGATCATTGATTCCTTCAGTATAGATGAAGGCTACGATGGAAGATTCCCATATAGTCTTGGTGTA GTTAAAGTTGACAATAAGCACACCGAATTCAAGATACTTGGTCAAGGTGTTGATGTGGAACCCAAAGGCATATTACAAATCAATGAAAAAACAGGAGAGGTTACTGTACACGGCCCTGTGGACTATGAGAAATACAACGTTTTGAAG TGTACGTTTAAGGCATATGATGTTCTAAAAAATGTGGTGGACACCAAGTTGGGTATTGAGATAGTGATCATGGATGCAAATGACAATGCTCCAAAGTTTGAATTGGCATTGTACAAAATCAGCATAGCAGAATCAACAATGCAAG GCACTGAAGTGATTTCCGTTTTAGCAAGTGACAGTGACTTCACTGAGCACAATAGGAAGATTAATTTTACAATAGTCTCAGTGAATCCTCCACCTTCAAAGGACCTGGAGTTCTATTTAATCCATAAGGATCAAACTGCAGCCATTTCATTTCATGGATGTCTGGACCATGAG acaGCAGATAAATACACCATTATAGTGGAGGCCAAAGAcaatggaataaaaaaacagctctcCAGCTCCACCACTGTCATCATCACCATAGAAGATGGAAATAATCACGTTCCTGAGATCATAAAACTAACA GGTACAGGGAAAGTGAAAGAAGGTATGGAAAATGTTCTTGTTTCACGTCTGCATGTTAAAGACGCAGACACCAAAGGTACAATGGCCTGGAAAGCGCTATATAGAATCCATGGAGATACACACAACTACTTCAAGATAAGTACAGATCCTGAGACAAACGACGGACTACTGTATGTGCAAAAG CATCTAGACTTCGAAGACAATCCTCTAAAGAACGTGACTATCAGTGTGGAGAATGAAATCTCTTCTCACTCTTGCCGGTTAATCAGTCGCAGTAAAACTGGTGAATGGGAAGTACAAATGAGTGCTGGTGCCAAAGTTGGTGGTTTCTCTATTTCTGGTGACACTATTACTGGTATCTCTAGTACAGGTACCACAATTTATGGTACTAGTGCCAGCAGCACTTTTTCTGGTTTTAGTGGTGGGATTGTGGAGACACTAGGTATCTCAACCTATGTAGTCACAGTGACTGTGGAGGATGTCAACGAGGCTCCAATCTTCGACAAATCTAAACTACAAGTTACACTGAGTGAATTTGTTAAAGTGGGATATTATCTGGAGACAGTGACAGCAAAAGACCCGGATGTCAACAGTGGAAACACATTTAA ataCATCATTGGACACGATCCAGCTCGATGGATTGCAGTGGACCCTGTGACAGGAAAAATAACCACAGCAAAGAATATAGACCGAGAGTCGACATTTGTGGTAAACAATATCTATAACGCCACAGTACTTGCTGTTGACAATG GCAAACCTCAAATGACAGGTACTGCGACTCTGAGCATCAGAATTACAGATGAGAATGACAACACTCCATTCCTGACTAAAAGCACAATTGATATGTGCCAGTCTGATGGACCCTCTCTGGCCAACATCACAGCTGTGGACTTGGATGAAGATCCCTATAGTGGACCTTTCACCTTCAAGCTTCTCGGAGATGTTGAGGGCAAGTGGAGATTAGAATCTAGTCAAG GGTATTCAGTCAACCTGGTGAAAGAGAGCACGGTTCATTCCGGAATATCTGACCTGTTGGTGCAAGTGTTTGACCTCCAGGAGGAGAATGCTGTCCACAACCTGACAGTCACTGTGTGTAACTGCGTAAACCCAGCGATGCCACACTGTACGAATAGACAAGCTGTAAGCTCCACACCAGGTGCAGGACTACTTGGATTAATTTTTCTCAGCATACTACTGATTGCAG TATTGCTACTTTTGGCTTTTCTGGTGTCATGTAAGAAAAGGACTTTACCATTTCCGGATGAACCAATGGGACAGGGACTCATAAAATGTAACATTGAGAAACCAGGAACTGACTGCCAA GTGATATTTGAGGACCTAACTGACGGTCAAAAAATAGTTACAGGCACAGAGCAGAATAAA ttaaagggCAATGCAAACACCCTACTCATAACAGAACAACAGCGAAGGGACTACTTGCAATGG ttaaagggCAATTCAAACACCCTAAGCATAACAGAACAACAGCGAAGGGACTACTTGCAATGG CTTAATCTTCAGAGTACAATGGACTTAGCAACTGGAACATCACAAGACCACTGGCGAAAGTTCTTGTTggaacaacaacattacaacgGTTTTACACGTAGGAATTCTACGCGTTGG ACAATGGGTGGAGTATCAACAATGAAGGGGAAATATCAGGACAAATACTTCAGACAG AAATGGGCAGCACAATATTCTGCAGAAAATGAGATTGCTGTCCACCGTGAAATTCTGTTCAAAGTACTAAATAAG GCCCAGCACACTCTTGAGGCACCAGGAGAGGAGTTGGGTGATTATGCTCCTCATGTCTATGCTGAAGAAGGAGACACAGAGACCCTCTATGAGCTTGATGCCATCTCCATTGCTGACACTTCCTTTGACCTAGACTTGGACCTGAATCAGAATTACAAGTTTAATACTCTGGCTTCCATCTGCATGCCTTGTGAAAGTGCGGCCTGTAGTGCAAATACTTACTATGTATTGGAAACATTTAATACAGCGACTGAGATCCAAACTGAAAGCCAAAACACCAACATGAACACTCAACTACTCAGTACCAATTGTATTTTTGATCAAGTTATCAATCCTACATTCTAA
- the cdh26.2 gene encoding cadherin-like protein 26 isoform X2 has protein sequence MRINHFSLFVILCLGVHRSAGNWIIDSFSIDEGYDGRFPYSLGVVKVDNKHTEFKILGQGVDVEPKGILQINEKTGEVTVHGPVDYEKYNVLKCTFKAYDVLKNVVDTKLGIEIVIMDANDNAPKFELALYKISIAESTMQGTEVISVLASDSDFTEHNRKINFTIVSVNPPPSKDLEFYLIHKDQTAAISFHGCLDHETADKYTIIVEAKDNGIKKQLSSSTTVIITIEDGNNHVPEIIKLTGTGKVKEGMENVLVSRLHVKDADTKGTMAWKALYRIHGDTHNYFKISTDPETNDGLLYVQKHLDFEDNPLKNVTISVENEISSHSCRLISRSKTGEWEVQMSAGAKVGGFSISGDTITGISSTGTTIYGTSASSTFSGFSGGIVETLGISTYVVTVTVEDVNEAPIFDKSKLQVTLSEFVKVGYYLETVTAKDPDVNSGNTFKYIIGHDPARWIAVDPVTGKITTAKNIDRESTFVVNNIYNATVLAVDNGKPQMTGTATLSIRITDENDNTPFLTKSTIDMCQSDGPSLANITAVDLDEDPYSGPFTFKLLGDVEGKWRLESSQGYSVNLVKESTVHSGISDLLVQVFDLQEENAVHNLTVTVCNCVNPAMPHCTNRQAVSSTPGAGLLGLIFLSILLIAVLLLLAFLVSCKKRTLPFPDEPMGQGLIKCNIEKPGTDCQVIFEDLTDGQKIVTGTEQNKLKGNANTLLITEQQRRDYLQWLNLQSTMDLATGTSQDHWRKFLLEQQHYNGFTRRNSTRWTMGGVSTMKGKYQDKYFRQKWAAQYSAENEIAVHREILFKVLNKAQHTLEAPGEELGDYAPHVYAEEGDTETLYELDAISIADTSFDLDLDLNQNYKFNTLASICMPCESAACSANTYYVLETFNTATEIQTESQNTNMNTQLLSTNCIFDQVINPTF, from the exons ATGAGGATCAATCATTTCAGTCTCTTTGTGATACTG TGTTTGGGAGTCCATAGGTCAGCTGGAAACTGGATCATTGATTCCTTCAGTATAGATGAAGGCTACGATGGAAGATTCCCATATAGTCTTGGTGTA GTTAAAGTTGACAATAAGCACACCGAATTCAAGATACTTGGTCAAGGTGTTGATGTGGAACCCAAAGGCATATTACAAATCAATGAAAAAACAGGAGAGGTTACTGTACACGGCCCTGTGGACTATGAGAAATACAACGTTTTGAAG TGTACGTTTAAGGCATATGATGTTCTAAAAAATGTGGTGGACACCAAGTTGGGTATTGAGATAGTGATCATGGATGCAAATGACAATGCTCCAAAGTTTGAATTGGCATTGTACAAAATCAGCATAGCAGAATCAACAATGCAAG GCACTGAAGTGATTTCCGTTTTAGCAAGTGACAGTGACTTCACTGAGCACAATAGGAAGATTAATTTTACAATAGTCTCAGTGAATCCTCCACCTTCAAAGGACCTGGAGTTCTATTTAATCCATAAGGATCAAACTGCAGCCATTTCATTTCATGGATGTCTGGACCATGAG acaGCAGATAAATACACCATTATAGTGGAGGCCAAAGAcaatggaataaaaaaacagctctcCAGCTCCACCACTGTCATCATCACCATAGAAGATGGAAATAATCACGTTCCTGAGATCATAAAACTAACA GGTACAGGGAAAGTGAAAGAAGGTATGGAAAATGTTCTTGTTTCACGTCTGCATGTTAAAGACGCAGACACCAAAGGTACAATGGCCTGGAAAGCGCTATATAGAATCCATGGAGATACACACAACTACTTCAAGATAAGTACAGATCCTGAGACAAACGACGGACTACTGTATGTGCAAAAG CATCTAGACTTCGAAGACAATCCTCTAAAGAACGTGACTATCAGTGTGGAGAATGAAATCTCTTCTCACTCTTGCCGGTTAATCAGTCGCAGTAAAACTGGTGAATGGGAAGTACAAATGAGTGCTGGTGCCAAAGTTGGTGGTTTCTCTATTTCTGGTGACACTATTACTGGTATCTCTAGTACAGGTACCACAATTTATGGTACTAGTGCCAGCAGCACTTTTTCTGGTTTTAGTGGTGGGATTGTGGAGACACTAGGTATCTCAACCTATGTAGTCACAGTGACTGTGGAGGATGTCAACGAGGCTCCAATCTTCGACAAATCTAAACTACAAGTTACACTGAGTGAATTTGTTAAAGTGGGATATTATCTGGAGACAGTGACAGCAAAAGACCCGGATGTCAACAGTGGAAACACATTTAA ataCATCATTGGACACGATCCAGCTCGATGGATTGCAGTGGACCCTGTGACAGGAAAAATAACCACAGCAAAGAATATAGACCGAGAGTCGACATTTGTGGTAAACAATATCTATAACGCCACAGTACTTGCTGTTGACAATG GCAAACCTCAAATGACAGGTACTGCGACTCTGAGCATCAGAATTACAGATGAGAATGACAACACTCCATTCCTGACTAAAAGCACAATTGATATGTGCCAGTCTGATGGACCCTCTCTGGCCAACATCACAGCTGTGGACTTGGATGAAGATCCCTATAGTGGACCTTTCACCTTCAAGCTTCTCGGAGATGTTGAGGGCAAGTGGAGATTAGAATCTAGTCAAG GGTATTCAGTCAACCTGGTGAAAGAGAGCACGGTTCATTCCGGAATATCTGACCTGTTGGTGCAAGTGTTTGACCTCCAGGAGGAGAATGCTGTCCACAACCTGACAGTCACTGTGTGTAACTGCGTAAACCCAGCGATGCCACACTGTACGAATAGACAAGCTGTAAGCTCCACACCAGGTGCAGGACTACTTGGATTAATTTTTCTCAGCATACTACTGATTGCAG TATTGCTACTTTTGGCTTTTCTGGTGTCATGTAAGAAAAGGACTTTACCATTTCCGGATGAACCAATGGGACAGGGACTCATAAAATGTAACATTGAGAAACCAGGAACTGACTGCCAA GTGATATTTGAGGACCTAACTGACGGTCAAAAAATAGTTACAGGCACAGAGCAGAATAAA ttaaagggCAATGCAAACACCCTACTCATAACAGAACAACAGCGAAGGGACTACTTGCAATGG CTTAATCTTCAGAGTACAATGGACTTAGCAACTGGAACATCACAAGACCACTGGCGAAAGTTCTTGTTggaacaacaacattacaacgGTTTTACACGTAGGAATTCTACGCGTTGG ACAATGGGTGGAGTATCAACAATGAAGGGGAAATATCAGGACAAATACTTCAGACAG AAATGGGCAGCACAATATTCTGCAGAAAATGAGATTGCTGTCCACCGTGAAATTCTGTTCAAAGTACTAAATAAG GCCCAGCACACTCTTGAGGCACCAGGAGAGGAGTTGGGTGATTATGCTCCTCATGTCTATGCTGAAGAAGGAGACACAGAGACCCTCTATGAGCTTGATGCCATCTCCATTGCTGACACTTCCTTTGACCTAGACTTGGACCTGAATCAGAATTACAAGTTTAATACTCTGGCTTCCATCTGCATGCCTTGTGAAAGTGCGGCCTGTAGTGCAAATACTTACTATGTATTGGAAACATTTAATACAGCGACTGAGATCCAAACTGAAAGCCAAAACACCAACATGAACACTCAACTACTCAGTACCAATTGTATTTTTGATCAAGTTATCAATCCTACATTCTAA